In Oryza brachyantha chromosome 1, ObraRS2, whole genome shotgun sequence, the following are encoded in one genomic region:
- the LOC102711202 gene encoding uncharacterized protein LOC102711202, with amino-acid sequence MAARARWRILALRLALLLAVGSSPGLVWRVSAAAAKPPVPKAISDLREAIVKGLGFQSEELKVSGFDVRDALVGQAVVYEFDIEVGRKAVPVRLLEDVNRWDFVDLPIFRSQADADDTALAEIRRGRRGKGTFDPTLPPFQLAGPMELWIQDGDDVRLALPHDVEAGTLKKVVLSDGAVVTVKGAKAVSLRLPLELPLPLNRTTYKGRLSSLLSIAQALRGAARSNRKPLLSLRIEGPTSLSSTPSMSPNGRLKLRRLAPGQVELSSRAIPAVTDDDEEEASSRGGGLWPVLSLNGTDGSLRGVEELLASVLGKKAAGEGEKGTFRLVRARASAQTYVKMGFAVEKRIADGEVSWSGFPEWKTKPQKVRAHYEVLARVEGGQAIPERIAQVQPFEADEAMAESVLTGNVSMSKTEVVHPPPVYFSL; translated from the exons ATGGCCGCTCGAGCTCGGTGGCGGATCCTCGCACTGCGGCTCGCTCTGCTCCTGGCGGTCGGGTCGTCGCCTGGCCTCGTGTGGCgggtgtcggcggcggcggccaagccCCCCGTCCCCAAGGCCATCTCG GACCTGCGGGAGGCGATCGTGAAGGGGCTGGGGTTCCAGTCGGAGGAGCTCAAGGTGTCCGGGTTCGACGTGCGGGACGCGCTCGTGGGGCAGGCGGTGGTGTACGAGTTCGACATCGAGGTTGGGAGGAAGGCCGTGCCGGTGCGCCTGCTCGAGGACGTCAACCGGTGGGACTTCGTCGACCTGCCCATCTTCCGCTCCcaggccgacgccgacgacacGGCGCTTGCCGAGATCCGGCGTGGTAGGAGGGGGAAGGGAACCTTCGACCCAACCCTGCCGCCGTTCCAGCTCGCGGGGCCCATGGAGCTCTGGATacaggacggcgacgacgttaGGCTCGCCTTGCCG CATGATGTGGAAGCAGGAACGCTGAAGAAAGTAGTGCTCTCCGATGGCGCCGTGGTAACAGTGAAGGGTGCCAAGGCCGTGAGCCTTCGTCTGCCACTTGAACTACCGCTCCCTCTCAACCGCACCACCTACAAGGGCCGCCTGTCGAGCCTGCTGTCCATCGCGCAGGCGCTGCGCGGCGCCGCCCGGTCAAACCGGAAGCCCCTGCTCTCCCTCCGCATCGAGGGCCCGACGTCGCTCTCCTCGACTCCCTCCATGTCTCCCAACGGCAGGCTCAAGCTCAGACGGCTGGCCCCGGGCCAGGTGGAGCTCTCGTCGCGGGCGATCCCCGCCGTTacagacgacgacgaggaggaggcgtcgtcacgcggcggcgggctgtgGCCCGTCCTGTCGCTGAACGGGACGGACGGCAGCCTGCGGGGGGTCGAGGAGCTGCTGGCCTCGGTTCTTGGGAAgaaggcggccggcgagggcgagaAGGGGACCTTCAGGCTGGTGCGAGCACGGGCCTCGGCGCAGACGTACGTCAAGATGGGGTTCGCGGTGGAGAAGAGGATCGCGGATGGCGAGGTGAGCTGGTCTGGCTTCCCGGAGTGGAAGACGAAGCCCCAGAAGGTGAGGGCGCACTACGAGGTTCTCGCCCGCGTGGAGGGCGGCCAGGCGATACCCGAAAGGATCGCCCAGGTGCAGCCCTTTGAGGCCGACGAGGCCATGGCCGAGAGCGTGCTCACCGGGAACGTTTCGATGTCGAAGACGGAGGTGGTTCATCCGCCGCCAGTTTACTTCAGTCTGTGA
- the LOC102700953 gene encoding LOW QUALITY PROTEIN: DExH-box ATP-dependent RNA helicase DExH6 (The sequence of the model RefSeq protein was modified relative to this genomic sequence to represent the inferred CDS: deleted 1 base in 1 codon), with amino-acid sequence MAHMSGGPVRLNLPWPARPPARNARPPPSGPRFSWRAQQRRGSNEARGRRREDSRTGRAAPDVVDAKPPALRDEAEEEEEEEGGRMGRKGRKGKDAADGAGAGAVREATLVRVSKVLEDFQASDAQVYKFEPGISKQERAAIHEMCRKLGMISKSSGNGERRCLSVYKRKQNQSSEMEEGPSLLGFSGEARNVLQDLFTHYPPVDAELNGHTVRKASDKATKIQWTPDGAFCRPALRKPDILKKVEMLASKVNKSDQLRKIVQDRSKLPISSYKDVISSTLENNQVVLISGETGCGKTTQVPQYILDHMWGKGESCKVVCTQPRRISAISVAERISAERGEAVGDTVGYKIRLESKGGKNSSILFCTNGILLRVLIGRVTNISKEQSRKRSFGDAITELTHIIVDEIHERDRFSDFMLAILRDLLPLYPHLRLVLMSATIDAERFSKYFSGCPVIQVPGFTYPVKTFYLEDVLSILQSVGDNHLNTTTDDLKQSSLLTDDYKSSMDEAINLALGSDEFDPLLELISTEQNQEIFNYQHSETGVTPLMVLAGKGQVGDVCMLLSFGVDCSAQDHDGKSALDWAEQGNQQEVCEVIKKHVECSSAKLTEENELLNKYLATINPEHIDTVLIERLLRKICVDSNEGAILVFLPGWEDINQTRERLLASSFFRDSSKFLVLSLHSMIPSLEQKKVFKRPPAGARKIILSTNIAETAVTIDDVVFVIDSGRMKEKSYDPYNNVSTLHSSWVSKANARQRQGRAGRCQPGTCYHLYSRFRAASLPDYQIPEIKRMPIEELCLQVKLLDSDCRIADFLKKTLDSPVPETVRNAISVLQDLGALTQDEQLTELGEKLGTLPVHPSTSKMLLFGILMNCLDPALTLACAADYRDPFLLPMAPDERKKAAAAKVELASLYGGYSDQLAVVAALDCWRRAKDRGEESQFCSKYFVSSNTMHMLSNMTKQLQNELAQRGFVPADASACSLNARDPGIIRAVLMAGAYPMVGRLLPPNRNIRRAVIETASGAKVRLHPHSCNFNLSSRKTSGNPLVTYDEITRGDGGMYIKNSSVVGTYPLIILATEMVVAPPDDDDSDDEDDTDKGTLGQQKEIMSSPDNSVSVVIDRWLRFDATALDVAQIYCLRERLASAILFKVKHPQDVLPPDLGATMYAIACILSYDGLPAMVTTDDAGTSRGSSSTESSRFAQGRRVAYIPPGGFLMSLLSDKPLNAPHFQKSFNHRDGASGHIRPSRASIGRFDQSRRPQRNNSGPRTFKRQRNGAQ; translated from the exons atggcccacatgtcaggcGGGCCCGTCCGTCTAAACCTG CCAtggcccgcccgcccgcccgcccgcaacgcgcggccgccgccatctggGCCTAGGTTTTCCTGGAGAGCACAGCAGCGGCGCGGAAGCAACGAAGCGaggggccggcggcgcgaggacagcCGAACCGGCCGCGCCGCACCGGACGTCGTAGACGCCAAGCCACCCGCGCTCCgggacgaggcggaggaggaggaggaggaggagggaggaaggatGGGGAGGAAAGGACGGAAGGGGAAGGACGCGgctgacggcgccggcgccggcgccgtgcggGAGGCGACGTTGGTGCGCGTCTCCAAGGTGCTCGAGGACTTCCAAGCCTCCGACGCCCAGG TTTACAAATTTGAACCTGGCATATCCAAACAAGAGCGAGCTGCGATACATGAGATGTGTAGAAAATTGGGCATGATATCCAAGAGTTCTGG GAATGGGGAACGGCGATGTCTATCTgtttacaaaagaaaacagaaCCAGTCTTCTGAAATGGAAGAAGGACCTAGCCTTCTTGGATTTTCTGGGGAAGCAAGAAATGTTTTGCAAGATTTATTCACGCATTATCCCCCTGTTGATGCTGAGCTAAATGGGCATACCGTCAGGAAGGCTAGTGATAAGGCTACAAAGATTCAATGGACGCCAGATGGTGCATTTTGTAGACCAGCATTGCGCAAACCGGATATACTGAAGAAGGTGGAGATGCTTGCATCGAAAGTAAATAAATCCGATCAGTTGAGAAAG ATTGTCCAAGATAGATCTAAGCTTCCGATTTCATCGTACAAGGATGTAATTTCGTCAACTTTAGAGAACAACCAG GTGGTTCTTATTTCAGGAGAAACAGGATGTGGTAAAACAACCCAG GTTCCTCAATATATCTTGGATCATATGTGGGGCAAGGGTGAATCATGTAAGGTTGTATGCACTCAACCAAGGCGAATATCAGCTATCTCAG TTGCTGAGCGGATCTCTGCGGAAAGAGGAGAGGCTGTGGGTGACACCGTTGGGTATAAG ATACGCCTGGAGTCAAAAGGAGGGAAGAACTCATCAATCTTGTTCTGTACAAATGGCATTCTTTTGAGGGTATTGATAGGCAGAGTAACTAATATTTCAAAAGAACAAAGTCGGAAACGCTCATTCGGTGATGCAATTACAGAGTTAACACATATTATTGTg gATGAAATCCATGAAAGGGACAGGTTTTCAGATTTCATGTTGGCTATTCTGAG AGATTTGCTGCCATTGTATCCTCATTTGCGCTTG GTACTCATGAGCGCAACAATTGATGCTGAGCGATTCTCAAAATATTTCAGTGGATGTCCAGTTATTCAAGTCCCCGGGTTTACCTATCCT GTCAAAACTTTCTATCTGGAGGATGTGCTTTCTATTTTGCAGTCTGTAGGTGACAACCATCTTAATACTACAACAGACGATCTGAAACAGAGCAGTTTATTAACTGATGATTACAAAAGCTCAATGGATGAAGCAATTAACCTAGCTTTGGGTAGTGATGAATTTGATCCTCTCCTTGAGCTTATTTCTACTGAGCAGAACCAAGAAATCTTCAATTACCAGCACTCAGAAACCGGTGTGACACCTTTGATGGTTCTTGCTGGAAAAGGTCAGGTTGGAGATGTTTGCATGCTTCTATCATTTGGGGTGGATTGTTCTGCACAGGATCATGATGGAAAATCTGCATTAGATTGGGCAGAACAAGGGAATCAACAAGAGGTTTGCGAAGTTATTAAGAAACATGTGGAGTGTAGTTCAGCAAAGTTAACTGAAGAGAACGAGCTGCTCAATAAATATTTGGCAACCATCAATCCTGAGCACATCGATACTGTGCTAATAGAACGATTGCTCAGAAAAATTTGTGTTGATTCTAATGAAGGAGCTATCCTGGTGTTTCTTCCTGGGTGGGAAGATATAAATCAAACACGGGAAAGGCTACTTGCTTCTTCCTTCTTTCGAGATTCGTCAAAGTTTCTTGTGTTGTCACTTCATTCTATGATCCCTTCATTGGAGCAGAAAAAGGTTTTTAAGCGCCCACCTGCAGGAGCTCGTAAAATAATCCTCTCAACCAACATAGCAGAGACTGCTGTGACAATTGATGACGTTGTATTCGTCATAGATAGTGGGAGAATGAAAGAGAAAAGTTATGATCCATATAATAATGTCTCAACACTTCATTCTTCCTGGGTTTCAAAAGCTAATGCAAGACAACGTCAAGGGCGTGCTGGTCGTTGTCAGCCAGGAACATGCTACCATCTTTACTCTAGATTTCGAGCAGCTTCATTGCCAGATTACCAAATCCCTGAAATAAAGAGGATGCCTATTGAGGAGCTATGTTTACAG GTCAAACTGCTTGATTCGGACTGCAGAATTGCAgactttttaaagaaaactttGGACTCTCCAGTTCCAGAAACTGTAAGAAATGCTATTTCTGTACTTCAGGATCTTGGTGCTTTGACTCAAGATGAACAATTGACAGAGCTAGGGGAAAAGTTGGGTACCCTTCCAGTCCATCCATCCACAAGCAAGATGCTGCTGTTTGGTATATTAATGAATTGCCTAGATCCGGCGTTGACATTGGCATGTGCAGCAGATTATAGAGATCCTTTCCTCCTTCCAATGGCTCCAGATGAGAGGAAAAAGGCTGCCGCAGCCAAGGTTGAACTTGCTTCACTGTATGGTGGCTACAGTGATCAGCTTGCAGTTGTAGCAGCTTTGGACTGTTGGAGGCGTGCCAAAGATAGGGGCGAAGAATCTCAGTTTTGTTCTAAGTATTTTGTGTCTTCAAACACCATGCATATGCTATCAAACATGACGAAACAGCTTCAGAATGAACTAGCTCAAAGAGGATTTGTTCCTGCAGATGCTTCTGCTTGCAGCTTAAATGCTAGAGATCCAG GTATCATTCGTGCTGTCCTTATGGCTGGTGCTTATCCAATGGTAGGAAGATTGCTTCCCCCTAACAGGAATATTAGAAGAGCGGTCATTGAAACAGCAAGTGGTGCCAAAGTTCGGCTGCATCCACATTCTTGCAATTTTAACTTGTCTTCTCGTAAGACTTCTGGGAATCCATTAGTAACATATGATGAGATTACTCGAGGCGATGGTGGaatgtacataaaaaattcttCTGTTGTTGGGACCTATCCTTTAATAATTCTTGCTACGGAAATGGTTGTTGCTCCtcctgatgatgatgatagtgATGATGAGGATGACACTGACAAAGGCACTTTGGGACAACAAAAGGAGATAATGTCTTCTCCTGATAACTCTGTTTCAGTTGTTATTGATCGGTGGCTCCGGTTTGATGCTACAGCTCTTGATGTTGCTCAAATATACTGCCTTAGAGAGCGCCTAGCATCAGCTATTCTATTCAAA GTCAAACATCCACAGGATGTTCTCCCACCTGATCTTGGAGCAACAATGTATGCTATTGCGTGCATCCTATCGTATGATGGCTTGCCTGCTATGGTTACAACTGATGATGCTGGCACAAGTAGGGGTTCAAGTTCAACTGAATCAAGCAGATTCGCTCAGGGTCGTCGAGTGGCTTATATACCTCCTGGCGGTTTCCTCATGTCTTTGTTATCGGACAAACCGCTTAATGCTCCTCATTTTCAGAAGTCCTTTAACCACCGAGATGGTGCTTCAGGGCATATTCGGCCATCAAGGGCCTCCATCGGTAGATTTGATCAGTCACGGCGTCCGCAACGTAATAATTCTGGACCAAGGACTTTCAAAAGACAGCGCAACGGTGCACAGTGA
- the LOC102711481 gene encoding BTB/POZ domain and ankyrin repeat-containing protein NPR2: MPACSAVVAMEPSSSITIASSSSYLSNGTSPCTAALAPPGAVAAPLPAGEGCGGGGSSSAEVVGLYRLSANLERLLLLDSDLDCSDADVDVADGGPPVPVHRCILAARSTFFYNLFAARGRGGRGDGAAGAGGGGGGERSGRPLYKMEELVPVGRVGRDAFLSLLGYLYTGKLQPAPVDVVSCADPVCPHDSCPPAIRSVVELMYAAWTFKIPELISMFQRRLLNFVDKTMVEDVLPILLVAFHSELTPVLERCVRRIARSDLDNISLDKELPPEVSVQIKETRQKSQTNEGDTVISDPVHEKRVRRIHRALDSDDVELVKLLLNESEITLDDANALHYAAAYCDSKVVTELLDLGLANLNLKNSRGYTALHLAAMRREPAIIMCLLNKGAAVSQLTADGQSAISICRRLTRLKDYNTKMEQGQESNKDRLCIDMLEREMIRNPMAVEDSVTSPLLADDLHMKLLYLENRVSFARLFFPVEAKVAMQIAQADTTTEFGGIAAASTSGKLKEVDLNETPVTQNKRLRSRVDALMKTVELGRRYFPNCSQVLDKFLEEDLPDSPDALYLQNGTSGEQNVKRMRFCELKEDVRKAFSIDRADNSMLSILSSSSSSSPPLTVSKK; encoded by the exons ATGCCGGCCTGTAGCGCGGTGGTAGCCATGGAGCCCTCGTCGTCCATCACtatcgcgtcgtcgtcgtcgtaccTCTCCAACGGCACCAgcccgtgcaccgccgccctggcgccgccgggggcggtggcggcaccgCTCCCCGCCGGGGAGGGGTGCGGTGGAGGGGGGAGCAGCAGCGCTGAGGTGGTGGGCCTGTATCGGCTGAGCGCCAACCTCGagcggctcctcctcctcgattCCGACCTCGACTGCAgcgacgccgacgtcgacgtGGCCGACGGTGGGCCGCCCGTCCCCGTCCACCGCTGCATCCTCGCCGCGCGGAGCACCTTCTTCTACAACCTCTTCGCGGCACGCGGACGTGGCGGTCGCGGCGAtggggccgccggcgccggtggcggtggaggaggggagaggagtggGAGGCCGCTGTACAAGATGGAGGAGCTCGTCCCGGTAGGCCGCGTGGGGCGCGACGCCTTCCTGTCGCTGCTGGGGTACCTGTACACGGGCAAGCTCCAGCCGGCGCCGGTCGACGTGGTGTCCTGTGCCGACCCCGTGTGCCCGCACGACTCGTGCCCGCCGGCGATCAGGTCCGTCGTCGAGCTCATGTACGCGGCATGGACATTCAAGATCCCCGAGCTCATCTCGATGTTCCAG CGACGCCTTCTTAACTTCGTCGATAAGACTATGGTAGAAGATGTTCTTCCAATTCTACTAGTTGCTTTCCATTCAGAGCTGACTCCGGTGCTTGAAAGATGTGTTCGGAGGATTGCAAGATCAGATCTTGATAATATATCGTTGGATAAGGAGCTTCCTCCAGAAGTTTCTGTTCAGATTAAAGAGACCCGCCAAAAGTCTCAGACAAATGAGGGTGACACTGTCATTTCAGATCCTGTACATGAGAAAAGGGTCAGAAGAATCCACAGGGCACTGGATTCTGATGATGTTGAGCTTGTGAAGTTGCTTCTTAATGAGTCTGAGATCACCTTGGATGATGCCAATGCACTGCACTATGCGGCTGCTTACTGTGATTCAAAAGTTGTTACAGAGTTGTTAGACTTGGGACTTGCCAACTTGAACCTGAAGAATTCCCGTGGATACACAGCACTACATCTGGCCGCTATGAGGAGAGAGCCAGCTATTATCATGTGTCTCCTAAACAAAGGAGCGGCTGTATCACAATTGACAGCTGATGGCCAGAGTGCAATTAGTATCTGCCGGAGGTTAACAAGGTTGAAGGACTACAATACAAAGATGGAACAGGGCCAAGAGTCAAACAAAGACAGGTTGTGTATTGATATGTTAGAGAGGGAGATGATAAGAAATCCTATGGCGGTGGAAGATTCTGTCACCTCACCTTTATTGGCTGATGACCTTCACATGAAGCTTCTCTACCTTGAAAACAGAG TTTCATTTGCAAGATTGTTTTTTCCTGTGGAAGCGAAGGTTGCAATGCAAATTGCACAAGCAGATACAACAACAGAATTTGGCGGTATTGCTGCAGCTAGCACTTCTGGAAAATTAAAAGAAGTTGATCTGAACGAGACACCAgtaacacaaaacaaaaggctCCGTTCAAGGGTGGATGCACTCATGAAAACAG tTGAGTTGGGACGTCGCTACTTCCCAAACTGCTCTCAGGTGCTCGACAAATTTCTGGAGGAGGATTTGCCCGATAGTCCTGATGCACTCTACCTCCAAAATGGCACTTCTGGTGAGCAAAATGTTAAAAGGATGCGGTTCTGTGAGCTGAAGGAGGATGTGCGCAAGGCGTTCAGCATAGATAGAGCTGACAATAGCATGCTTTCTATCTTGTCgtcttcatcatcatcttcaccgCCCCTGACGGTTTCAAAGAAATGA
- the LOC102711751 gene encoding TLC domain-containing protein 4-like has translation MMDLSTTSVIAAKAYKYKAESLVKDYLLSDSYVSYTAVLGGILMCKMVYDITHLISSLYYKGYGSLTKIQKLEWNNRGMSTVHAIFITLMSVYLVFFSNLFSDEMDGPVTVRSSNLSNFALAVSLGYFIADLAMIFWAYPSLGGVEYVLHHMLSIISLVYAIYSEEGQLYTYMVLISETTTPGINLRWFLDTVGMKRSKAYVVNGVTMFVAWLVARIILFIYLFYHIYFHYDQVKRMRVFSCILIFAVPTTLLAMNIIWFAKILRGLKKTLAKRQ, from the exons ATGATGGATCTGTCCACGACTTCAGTAATAGCTGCTAAGGCTTACAAGTACAAAGCAGAATCACTTGTTAAGGACTACCTTCTTTCAGATTCTTATGTTTCATACACTGCTGTGCTTGGTGGGATCCTGATGTGCAAGATG GTCTATGACATTACGCACCTAATCAGTTCATTATATTACAAGGGTTATGGTTCTCTTACAAAAATCCAAAAGCTTGAGTGGAACAACAG GGGCATGTCCACTGTCCATGCAATATTCATCACATTAATGTCAGTTTACCTAGTATTCTTCTCCAACCTGTTCTCTGATGAGATGGATGGCCCAGTAACAGTTCGGAGTTCAAACCTCTCCAATTTTGCACTGGCG GTTTCTCTGGGGTACTTCATTGCTGACCTTGCTATGATATTCTGGGCTTATCCTTCTCTTGGCGGGGTAGAGTAT GTTCTTCACCACATGCTGTCAATTATTTCTTTAGTCTATGCTATTTATTCTGAAGAAGGACAGTTGTACACATACATGGTTCTCATCTCTGAAACAACCACACCTGGAATCAACCTCCGATG GTTTCTTGATACCGTTGGAATGAAAAGATCGAAAGCCTATGTTGTCAATGGTGTTACAATGTTTGTTGCATGGCTG GTGGCACGGATAATTTTATTCATCTACCTGTTTTACCACATATACTTCCACTATGATCAG GTTAAACGGATGCGTGTCTTTAGCTGCATTTTGATATTCGCTGTGCCCACGACACTACTAGCCATGAACATAATATGGTTTGCCAAGATCTTGAGAGGCCTCAAGAAGACGCTAGCCAAGAGACAGTGA